In Pedobacter heparinus DSM 2366, the following are encoded in one genomic region:
- a CDS encoding ATP-grasp domain-containing protein, producing the protein MKKIGILFGKERSFPEAFIKRVNQIGGKEFQAEFVSIDKILQAKPLAYAVIIDRISQDVPFYRAAMKNAAITGTAVINNPFWWSADEKFFNNALAEKLGVPVPKTALIPSYDRPDDTSDASFSNLVYPLDWDSIFEYTGFPAYMKPFDGGGWKDVYKLNDKEDFFDKHSRSRQTVMMLQEEIIFDIYFRCYCIGGKYVRIMPYEPRNPFHLRYVANGPAADKKLLQTIEGYVLKLNRYLGYDFNTVEFAVRDGIPYAIDFCNPAPDADLASIGQENFEWVVETSARYAIERAKIQVEGQDNLSWGEYLKTAAAGLPLMEKTTVKNKKGQL; encoded by the coding sequence ATGAAGAAAATTGGAATTTTATTTGGGAAAGAAAGATCTTTTCCAGAGGCGTTTATAAAGCGTGTTAACCAGATTGGAGGAAAGGAATTCCAGGCAGAATTTGTAAGTATAGACAAGATACTTCAGGCAAAACCTTTGGCATACGCCGTAATTATAGACCGCATTTCCCAGGATGTGCCTTTTTATCGTGCTGCGATGAAAAATGCAGCCATTACCGGAACTGCGGTGATCAATAATCCTTTCTGGTGGAGTGCAGATGAAAAGTTCTTTAACAATGCGCTCGCAGAAAAACTGGGCGTACCGGTACCTAAAACTGCACTCATCCCTTCTTATGATCGGCCTGACGATACTTCAGATGCTTCGTTCAGTAACCTTGTTTATCCCCTGGATTGGGATTCGATTTTTGAGTACACCGGTTTTCCTGCCTACATGAAGCCTTTTGACGGTGGAGGCTGGAAAGATGTGTATAAACTGAACGACAAGGAAGACTTTTTTGACAAGCACAGCCGCAGCCGGCAAACGGTAATGATGCTGCAGGAAGAGATCATTTTTGACATTTATTTCAGGTGTTACTGTATTGGCGGCAAGTATGTACGCATTATGCCTTATGAACCCCGCAATCCCTTTCACCTCCGTTATGTAGCAAATGGCCCCGCTGCAGATAAAAAGCTTTTGCAGACCATTGAGGGCTATGTATTGAAATTAAACCGATACCTGGGCTATGATTTCAATACGGTAGAATTTGCTGTGCGTGATGGCATTCCTTATGCTATAGATTTTTGCAATCCCGCACCGGATGCAGACCTGGCCAGCATAGGACAGGAGAATTTTGAATGGGTAGTGGAAACCAGTGCCAGGTATGCCATAGAACGGGCCAAAATACAGGTTGAAGGGCAGGACAACCTGAGCTGGGGAGAATACCTTAAAACTGCTGCTGCAGGATTGCCCCTGATGGAGAAAACTACAGTTAAAAACAAGAAAGGCCAGTTATGA
- a CDS encoding carboxylate-amine ligase — MMNDFTLGIEEEYMVTDPVTRELTSHDQKIVEAAQKIHKDQVKAEMHQAVVEVGTGICRNTDQARAEISQLRYTVSQLAGELGLRIGAAGTHPFSHWEKQLITEHPRYSDIVNELQEAARSNLIFGLHVHVGFQSRELAIHIANQVRYFLPHVFALSTNSPFWEGRNTGYKSFRTKVFDKFPRTGIPDIFNSIEDYDNYVKLLIKTNSIDNAKKIWWDIRVHPFFETIEFRICDCPMLIDETMAFVALFQSLCAKLYKLRLQNMKFISYSRALINENKWRAARYGIDGNLIDFGKEMEVNCRNLVLELLDFVDDVVDDLGCRREINYVSQILANGTGADRQLAVYEQFGNFEAVVDYITTQTLIGAK, encoded by the coding sequence ATGATGAACGATTTTACCCTCGGTATAGAGGAAGAATATATGGTAACAGACCCTGTGACCAGGGAACTGACCTCGCACGACCAGAAGATAGTTGAAGCGGCACAAAAGATACATAAAGACCAGGTAAAGGCCGAGATGCACCAGGCGGTGGTAGAAGTGGGTACCGGAATTTGCAGGAATACCGACCAGGCAAGGGCGGAAATTTCGCAGCTGCGCTATACGGTTTCGCAACTGGCCGGCGAGCTGGGACTTAGGATTGGTGCTGCCGGTACACATCCTTTTTCCCATTGGGAAAAACAGCTGATTACCGAACATCCCCGTTACAGCGACATTGTGAACGAGCTGCAGGAGGCCGCGCGCTCTAACCTGATTTTTGGACTGCATGTACATGTGGGCTTCCAGTCGCGCGAGCTGGCCATACACATTGCTAACCAGGTGCGCTATTTTTTACCGCATGTTTTTGCCCTTTCAACCAATTCCCCCTTCTGGGAAGGGAGAAATACAGGGTACAAATCGTTCCGCACCAAGGTTTTTGACAAATTTCCGCGAACAGGCATTCCCGATATTTTTAACAGCATTGAAGATTATGACAATTATGTAAAGCTGCTGATCAAGACCAACAGCATTGACAATGCCAAAAAAATCTGGTGGGACATCAGGGTGCATCCTTTTTTTGAAACCATAGAATTCAGGATCTGTGATTGCCCCATGCTGATCGATGAAACCATGGCCTTTGTTGCCTTGTTTCAGTCCTTGTGCGCAAAACTGTACAAGCTGCGCCTGCAAAACATGAAGTTCATCAGCTATTCCAGGGCACTGATCAATGAGAATAAATGGCGGGCCGCACGTTATGGAATTGATGGTAACCTGATTGATTTTGGGAAAGAAATGGAGGTAAACTGTCGCAACCTGGTACTGGAGCTACTGGATTTTGTGGACGATGTAGTGGACGACCTGGGTTGCCGCAGGGAGATCAATTATGTAAGCCAGATACTGGCCAACGGAACTGGTGCCGACAGGCAATTGGCTGTTTACGAACAATTTGGTAACTTTGAGGCAGTGGTAGATTACATTACCACGCAAACTTTAATTGGGGCTAAATAG
- a CDS encoding type 1 glutamine amidotransferase: MGDRNKVNVAVIDINNGFSNQGMRGIQEILTRYREEIGVDLHFEVFDLRQKGEIPGMDYDIYISSGGPGSPYDGEGRQWENDFFALLDNIEAFNAQQELSKKHVFLICHSFQMACRKFGVGQVTSRRSTAFGIFPVFLTEAGEDDVIFNGLPNPFYTVDSRDWQVTNPDDAPFAISEAKVLALEKERPHVDLDRCVMAIRFTNEIIGTQFHPEADPFGMKLYLLQEDKKMAIIASHGKEKYLDMLNSLEDPARIQLTQRMVLPNFLNRAINALQEA; the protein is encoded by the coding sequence ATGGGGGATAGAAATAAGGTTAATGTGGCCGTTATTGACATTAATAACGGTTTTAGCAACCAGGGTATGCGCGGGATACAAGAGATCCTGACACGCTACAGGGAGGAGATCGGCGTGGATTTGCACTTCGAGGTGTTCGATTTAAGGCAAAAAGGGGAGATACCAGGCATGGATTATGACATTTATATCTCCAGCGGAGGCCCGGGCAGTCCGTACGACGGAGAAGGCCGGCAATGGGAAAACGACTTCTTTGCACTGCTGGATAACATTGAAGCTTTTAATGCGCAACAGGAACTTAGCAAGAAACATGTTTTTTTAATCTGCCATTCTTTTCAGATGGCCTGCCGGAAATTTGGTGTCGGCCAGGTGACCAGCAGGCGCTCAACAGCCTTTGGCATCTTTCCGGTGTTCTTAACGGAAGCGGGTGAAGATGATGTGATATTTAATGGTTTACCGAATCCTTTTTATACGGTAGACAGCCGGGACTGGCAGGTAACCAACCCCGATGATGCGCCCTTCGCCATTTCCGAAGCAAAAGTACTGGCACTGGAAAAAGAACGCCCGCATGTCGACCTGGACCGATGTGTCATGGCCATCCGCTTTACGAATGAGATTATAGGTACCCAGTTTCATCCGGAGGCCGACCCCTTTGGCATGAAGTTGTACCTGCTGCAGGAAGATAAAAAAATGGCCATCATTGCCAGTCATGGTAAAGAAAAATACCTGGACATGCTGAACAGCCTGGAAGATCCGGCACGGATCCAGCTGACCCAACGCATGGTATTACCTAATTTTTTAAACCGGGCAATTAACGCTTTACAGGAGGCCTGA
- a CDS encoding FeoB-associated Cys-rich membrane protein yields the protein MDIQTILVALLFAAALFYVGRIIYRAVSSKSGGCASNCGKCGVDFSNIEPNKK from the coding sequence ATGGATATTCAGACCATTTTAGTCGCCTTACTTTTTGCTGCCGCCCTGTTTTATGTAGGCCGCATCATTTATCGTGCGGTTAGCTCCAAAAGCGGAGGTTGTGCTTCCAATTGTGGAAAGTGCGGTGTAGATTTCTCCAATATAGAACCCAATAAGAAATAG
- a CDS encoding Crp/Fnr family transcriptional regulator yields MLEQFKTYLQNKVALTDEQFTLISGKLKIKNFERNEMILMKGEVSTHGYFVMSGLLRSYSIDSKGKTHIIQFAPEQWWLSDRNGMLFNEASDFFIDAIEHTQAVVIPKDYINEAAKIVPCMHDLNHTILNNSIRFMQKRINMLLSATAEERYLNFIKLYPNLTLRVPQWMIASYLGITPESLSRVRKDLAHKHFKA; encoded by the coding sequence ATGCTGGAGCAATTTAAAACCTATTTACAAAACAAGGTAGCCCTTACAGACGAGCAGTTTACGCTCATTTCCGGCAAACTTAAAATAAAGAATTTTGAGCGCAATGAAATGATCCTGATGAAGGGTGAGGTTTCTACTCATGGATATTTTGTGATGAGTGGCCTGTTGCGCAGCTATTCTATAGACAGCAAGGGCAAAACACACATCATCCAGTTTGCACCCGAACAATGGTGGCTGTCTGACCGCAATGGCATGTTGTTTAATGAGGCTTCCGACTTTTTTATTGATGCCATTGAACATACCCAGGCAGTGGTGATCCCTAAAGATTATATCAACGAAGCAGCAAAAATTGTTCCCTGTATGCACGATCTGAACCATACCATACTGAACAATTCGATCAGGTTTATGCAGAAACGGATCAATATGCTGTTGAGTGCTACAGCCGAAGAACGTTACCTGAATTTTATAAAACTCTATCCTAACCTCACCCTAAGGGTACCACAATGGATGATTGCCTCTTATCTGGGCATCACTCCGGAGTCGCTGAGCAGGGTACGTAAAGACCTGGCACATAAACATTTCAAAGCTTAA
- a CDS encoding YceI family protein: MATTTWTLDPTHSELQFKVKHLMITTVTGSLNVLTASLTSESDDFENAQVKFEADTASIDTGNNDRDNHLKSGDFFNADEFPKVSFVSTSFTKDGGDYTLKGDLTIKDVTKPVKLAVEFGGIATDPWGNTKAGFTISGKINRTDFGLNWNAALETGGVMVSEEVKILGELQFVKQA, translated from the coding sequence ATGGCAACTACAACCTGGACATTAGATCCTACACACAGTGAACTGCAGTTTAAAGTAAAACACCTGATGATCACTACCGTAACCGGTAGCCTGAATGTACTGACTGCATCATTAACTTCAGAATCTGACGATTTTGAAAATGCACAGGTAAAATTTGAGGCAGATACGGCTTCTATAGATACGGGAAATAATGACCGCGACAACCACCTGAAAAGTGGAGATTTCTTTAATGCAGATGAATTTCCCAAAGTATCCTTTGTATCAACTTCTTTCACTAAAGATGGGGGTGATTACACTTTAAAAGGCGATTTAACGATTAAAGATGTAACAAAACCTGTAAAACTGGCTGTTGAATTTGGTGGTATCGCCACCGATCCATGGGGCAATACCAAAGCTGGATTTACCATCAGTGGAAAAATCAACAGAACAGATTTCGGTTTAAACTGGAATGCGGCATTAGAAACCGGTGGGGTAATGGTAAGTGAAGAAGTTAAAATTTTAGGCGAACTGCAGTTTGTAAAACAAGCCTGA
- a CDS encoding pirin family protein, with translation MEANSKGVAGVLNAPAPHMVGDGFRVHNFFPSGYKLKMSPFFLLDYNAKIAFSARNEPRGVGVHPHRGFETVTIAYHGAVAHHDSAGNSGVIYPGDVQWMSAAGGILHKEYHEAAYSKKGGDFQMVQLWVNLPAKDKMSKPKYQGIQHQDIAKYQLPAAAGEIEVIAGEYKGVKGSASTFSPMHVFNARLNKDGKAKFDFPASYNTGFVVIEGSIKVNNAETAHADQFVHFKNEGTSIEVEALENSVVLILSGEPINEPIAQYGPFLMNTAEEIQQAISDYNQGKFGYLE, from the coding sequence ATGGAAGCAAATAGTAAAGGGGTAGCCGGTGTTTTAAATGCACCAGCACCTCACATGGTTGGTGATGGGTTCAGGGTACACAACTTTTTTCCCAGTGGTTACAAGCTAAAAATGAGCCCGTTTTTTCTGCTCGATTACAATGCTAAAATCGCATTTTCGGCCAGAAATGAACCCAGAGGGGTTGGTGTGCATCCACACAGGGGCTTTGAAACGGTTACCATAGCTTATCATGGCGCCGTGGCCCATCACGACAGTGCGGGCAACAGCGGTGTGATTTATCCGGGCGATGTGCAATGGATGAGTGCTGCGGGAGGAATACTGCACAAAGAGTATCATGAGGCAGCGTACAGTAAAAAGGGGGGCGATTTTCAGATGGTGCAGTTGTGGGTTAACCTGCCTGCAAAGGATAAAATGAGCAAGCCCAAATATCAGGGTATTCAACACCAGGATATTGCCAAATATCAATTGCCTGCAGCAGCAGGGGAAATTGAAGTTATCGCGGGTGAATATAAAGGAGTGAAAGGCTCTGCCAGTACATTTTCGCCAATGCATGTATTTAATGCCAGACTGAATAAGGACGGCAAGGCCAAATTTGATTTCCCGGCCAGCTATAATACCGGTTTTGTGGTTATTGAAGGCAGTATTAAGGTTAACAACGCAGAAACAGCCCATGCCGATCAGTTTGTACATTTTAAAAATGAGGGGACAAGTATAGAAGTTGAGGCTTTGGAAAACAGTGTGGTCCTGATATTGAGTGGTGAGCCCATCAATGAACCTATTGCCCAGTATGGTCCTTTTCTGATGAATACTGCCGAGGAAATCCAGCAGGCAATCAGTGATTATAATCAGGGGAAGTTTGGGTATTTAGAATAA
- the ispF gene encoding 2-C-methyl-D-erythritol 2,4-cyclodiphosphate synthase encodes MKIKVGFGFDVHQLKENHPFIIGGVNLEHHSGAYGHSDADVLLHAICDALLGAANLRDIGFHFKNTDPRWKGISSLILLQETVKLLHEKGYGIGNIDAMLCIEAPKINPHIPAMQQNIAEAAGISVEDISIKATTNEQMGFIGREEGVVAYAVCLIEKR; translated from the coding sequence ATGAAGATTAAAGTAGGTTTCGGGTTTGATGTACACCAGTTGAAAGAAAATCATCCGTTCATCATAGGAGGGGTCAACCTGGAACATCATAGCGGGGCTTATGGACATTCGGATGCCGATGTGCTTCTGCATGCTATATGCGATGCTTTACTGGGGGCAGCCAATTTAAGGGATATCGGTTTTCATTTTAAAAATACAGATCCCCGCTGGAAAGGGATCAGCAGCCTGATCCTGTTACAGGAAACGGTAAAATTGTTACATGAAAAAGGTTATGGGATTGGCAATATAGACGCGATGCTGTGTATTGAAGCGCCTAAAATCAATCCGCACATTCCTGCTATGCAACAAAATATTGCTGAAGCCGCGGGTATATCTGTAGAAGATATTTCCATCAAAGCGACTACCAATGAGCAAATGGGCTTTATTGGCCGGGAAGAGGGGGTTGTGGCGTATGCAGTGTGTTTGATTGAAAAAAGATAA
- the porV gene encoding type IX secretion system outer membrane channel protein PorV, with product MNLKCLVKTALISFLFAVCNEGFAQVVEPGTQPNGSEINNIITAVPFLLITPDARAGSMGDAGVAVQPDANASGINPSKLAFLDKKYGFSVSYSPWLKSLVPDISLTYLAGFYKPDERTTIGSSLRYFNLGEIQLTDINQNNLGVYTPNELAFDVTYARRMGESFSLGTSLRYIYSNLSSGQFSAGQQTHAASGIAVDVSAYFKKPTVFLGTDAILSAGLNLSNIGTKVSYSDSGPKSFLPANMKIGGASTFLIDDYNQFTFALDFNKLMVPTQPVYDANGKIISGKDPDRSVPAGIFGSFADAPGGFSEELKEINIAAGMEYWYNQQFALRAGYFYENPKKGNRRYATLGAGLKYNVFNMDIAYLLANADKNPLANTLRFTLLFNFGSTQN from the coding sequence ATGAATTTGAAATGCCTTGTTAAAACTGCTTTAATCTCCTTCTTATTTGCAGTTTGCAATGAGGGATTTGCGCAGGTTGTGGAGCCTGGTACGCAGCCCAATGGCAGCGAAATCAATAACATCATCACTGCTGTTCCTTTTTTGCTCATCACACCAGATGCCCGTGCCGGAAGCATGGGCGATGCAGGCGTAGCGGTACAGCCTGATGCAAATGCCAGTGGCATCAACCCTTCCAAACTTGCTTTTTTAGATAAAAAATACGGCTTCTCTGTTTCGTACAGTCCCTGGTTAAAAAGCCTGGTCCCAGACATCAGTCTGACTTACCTGGCTGGTTTCTATAAGCCAGATGAACGGACCACTATTGGCAGCTCCCTGCGCTATTTTAATCTCGGCGAGATCCAGCTGACGGATATCAACCAGAACAATCTGGGTGTATATACACCTAATGAACTGGCTTTTGATGTGACTTATGCCAGGCGCATGGGCGAATCTTTTTCATTGGGTACTTCCTTAAGGTATATTTATTCGAACCTTAGTTCGGGGCAGTTTTCGGCCGGTCAGCAAACGCATGCTGCCTCTGGTATAGCAGTCGATGTATCCGCTTACTTTAAAAAACCTACTGTATTTTTAGGAACAGATGCCATCCTTTCGGCCGGTCTTAACCTTTCAAATATTGGCACCAAGGTCAGTTATTCCGATAGCGGCCCCAAGTCTTTTTTGCCTGCAAACATGAAAATAGGCGGGGCCTCCACTTTTCTGATCGATGATTATAACCAGTTTACTTTTGCCCTGGATTTTAACAAGCTGATGGTACCTACACAGCCGGTTTATGATGCCAACGGGAAGATCATTTCGGGTAAAGACCCCGACCGCTCCGTCCCTGCCGGTATCTTTGGTTCATTTGCTGATGCGCCGGGCGGTTTTAGTGAAGAGCTGAAAGAAATAAACATTGCTGCCGGAATGGAATACTGGTATAACCAGCAGTTTGCTTTAAGGGCCGGATATTTTTATGAAAACCCGAAAAAAGGCAACAGACGTTACGCAACTCTTGGCGCTGGGTTAAAATATAATGTGTTTAATATGGATATTGCCTATCTGCTTGCCAATGCAGATAAGAACCCATTGGCCAATACCCTAAGGTTTACCTTACTGTTTAACTTTGGCAGCACTCAAAATTAA
- a CDS encoding SUMF1/EgtB/PvdO family nonheme iron enzyme, protein MKKIYLYLLLSFVAVTALVSCKTKSEKSDKTGMDYNKQEYGGFVVNKKYRRGPGPGLVEIEGGVFVMSGSAINVPGQELSSYNHKRETTVSSFYMDETEVSNTNWLEYLNWIRTNFPKDYEYYYNEMPDTLVWRRPLSYNEPYVDNYLRHPAYQDYPVVGVSWEQAGRYCEWRTDRVNEYLLRQRGYMTTFKELNGGAAKGNATAAATPRPTGPFNTDTYLSGQYDDKGKNAMKDLNPSNAAAGTGTAAAGGRNAPKRNVRLEDGILKQPYRLPTEAEWEYAALGLIGNTQYENINSNKIYPWSGLGLSSAKKSTRGLILANFKRTKGDYMGVGGSLNDKGSITVNVRSYTPNDFGLYNMAGNVSEWVADVYRSNTFEAADAFNPYRGNYYQDKKIADPATGKIAIDKYNKPVMTDALYAKKQTWAEKQAAAAKPTDSLKNTYADQRGYRDPQSELYGETTLVNDKSRVYKGGSWNDQALWLNPASRRYLQQDEATADIGFRCAMTMLGAPEIRSSGKPQFKPKQAKPFKGK, encoded by the coding sequence ATGAAGAAAATATACTTATACTTACTCCTATCCTTTGTGGCTGTAACTGCACTGGTTTCCTGTAAAACAAAATCAGAGAAGTCGGACAAAACAGGCATGGACTACAATAAACAGGAATACGGTGGTTTTGTAGTAAACAAAAAGTACAGACGTGGACCAGGCCCGGGACTTGTAGAAATTGAAGGCGGTGTTTTTGTGATGAGTGGCAGTGCCATTAATGTACCCGGACAGGAGCTGAGTTCTTATAACCACAAACGGGAAACCACGGTTTCTTCGTTTTACATGGATGAGACCGAAGTTTCCAATACCAACTGGCTGGAATACCTGAACTGGATCCGTACCAATTTTCCTAAAGATTACGAATACTATTACAATGAAATGCCCGATACACTGGTTTGGCGCAGGCCGCTTTCGTATAACGAACCTTATGTAGACAATTATTTAAGGCACCCCGCCTATCAGGACTATCCTGTAGTAGGTGTTTCATGGGAACAGGCCGGCAGATATTGCGAATGGCGGACCGACAGGGTGAACGAATATTTACTGCGCCAGCGTGGTTACATGACTACTTTTAAAGAACTAAATGGAGGTGCTGCAAAGGGCAATGCTACAGCCGCTGCCACGCCAAGACCTACAGGGCCATTTAATACGGATACTTACCTGAGCGGACAGTACGACGATAAAGGCAAAAATGCCATGAAAGACCTGAACCCGTCCAATGCAGCAGCAGGCACAGGTACTGCCGCCGCTGGTGGCCGGAACGCGCCTAAAAGAAATGTAAGGCTGGAGGATGGTATTTTAAAACAGCCTTACCGCCTGCCCACTGAAGCCGAATGGGAATATGCCGCATTGGGCCTGATTGGCAATACACAATATGAGAACATCAACAGCAATAAAATTTATCCCTGGAGTGGTCTGGGCCTAAGCTCGGCCAAGAAAAGTACCCGGGGTTTGATCCTGGCCAACTTTAAAAGGACCAAAGGTGATTATATGGGTGTTGGCGGCTCACTGAACGATAAAGGGAGCATCACGGTGAATGTCAGGTCATACACCCCAAATGACTTTGGCCTTTACAATATGGCTGGAAACGTAAGTGAATGGGTTGCTGATGTATACCGTTCCAATACTTTCGAGGCAGCAGATGCCTTTAACCCGTACAGGGGTAACTATTACCAGGATAAAAAGATTGCCGATCCTGCAACCGGAAAAATAGCGATCGACAAATACAACAAACCGGTCATGACAGATGCACTTTATGCAAAGAAACAGACCTGGGCTGAAAAACAGGCTGCAGCGGCAAAACCGACAGATTCGCTAAAGAACACTTATGCCGATCAAAGGGGCTACAGAGACCCTCAGAGCGAGCTGTATGGAGAAACTACACTGGTTAACGATAAATCGAGGGTGTATAAAGGTGGTTCATGGAACGATCAGGCACTATGGCTAAACCCTGCCAGCAGAAGGTACCTGCAGCAAGATGAGGCTACAGCAGATATAGGCTTCCGCTGCGCAATGACCATGCTTGGCGCACCGGAAATCAGGTCTTCAGGAAAACCTCAGTTCAAGCCAAAACAGGCAAAGCCATTCAAAGGAAAATAA
- a CDS encoding biotin/lipoyl-containing protein: protein MKVKVNDHYDFDIELAPKEFKANGQVIALDPAKISENYVHVIYQNRSYNIELVSADRAEKSSVIKVNGALYHIAIQDEYAPLLKQLGLDTAMAGKVQDVKAPMPGLVLNVMVEEGQEVNKGDNLLVLEAMKMENIIKSPAGGTVKKVLTSKGVKVEKNEVLIRFS, encoded by the coding sequence ATGAAAGTTAAAGTAAATGATCATTACGATTTTGATATCGAGCTTGCTCCTAAAGAGTTTAAAGCCAATGGCCAGGTCATAGCGCTTGATCCTGCAAAAATATCCGAGAACTATGTGCATGTCATTTATCAGAACAGGTCGTACAATATAGAACTGGTTTCAGCAGATAGGGCAGAAAAGAGCAGCGTGATTAAGGTAAACGGTGCATTATACCATATTGCTATACAGGACGAGTATGCCCCCTTGCTTAAGCAGCTCGGTTTAGATACGGCTATGGCTGGTAAAGTACAGGATGTTAAAGCCCCCATGCCCGGCCTGGTGCTGAATGTAATGGTTGAAGAAGGCCAGGAAGTAAATAAAGGGGATAACCTGCTGGTACTGGAAGCCATGAAGATGGAAAATATCATTAAATCGCCGGCCGGTGGTACAGTGAAGAAGGTACTGACCAGTAAAGGGGTTAAAGTGGAAAAGAACGAAGTCCTGATCCGGTTTTCGTAG
- a CDS encoding DUF4159 domain-containing protein gives MRIRLFGLLLLVVLQSSFWVPTYKMAKLKYNGGGDWYANRTALPNLIDFCNKNLSTNFAPQEAIVEVGSTELFNYPFVYLTGHGNVVFSTAEAGNLRRYLIGGGFLHIDDNYGLDKFIRTEMKKVFPELSFTELPPNHSLYNQKFKFPNGLPKIHEHDGKPAKGYALIWQGRVVCFYTYECDLGNGWEDFGTYPDDTQEKRMSALKMGANLIQYALTQ, from the coding sequence ATGAGGATCAGGCTATTTGGACTTTTATTATTGGTGGTACTGCAAAGCAGCTTTTGGGTGCCCACCTATAAAATGGCCAAGCTGAAATACAACGGGGGTGGCGACTGGTATGCCAACCGTACTGCACTGCCTAACCTGATCGATTTCTGCAATAAAAACCTGAGCACAAATTTTGCTCCGCAGGAAGCCATCGTAGAAGTAGGCAGTACCGAATTGTTTAATTATCCTTTTGTATACCTGACAGGGCATGGTAATGTGGTATTCAGCACCGCTGAAGCCGGTAACCTGCGCAGGTATTTGATTGGTGGCGGTTTTTTGCATATTGACGACAACTATGGCCTCGACAAGTTTATCCGTACAGAGATGAAAAAGGTTTTTCCTGAACTGTCTTTCACTGAACTACCACCCAATCATAGCCTCTACAATCAGAAATTTAAATTCCCGAACGGCCTTCCAAAAATTCATGAACATGATGGCAAGCCGGCAAAAGGTTACGCATTGATCTGGCAGGGCAGGGTAGTTTGTTTTTACACCTATGAGTGCGATCTGGGCAATGGCTGGGAAGACTTTGGCACCTACCCTGATGACACACAAGAGAAACGCATGAGCGCGCTTAAAATGGGCGCTAACCTGATTCAATATGCCTTAACACAATAA
- a CDS encoding 16S rRNA (uracil(1498)-N(3))-methyltransferase produces the protein MHVFYTPDIGSDVYVLNEEESRHCTRVLRLGTGAVVYLIDGIGGLYKAEITGETKRQVNLRIIEVQKEYHKRRHYLHIAVAPTKNIDRLEWFLEKATEIGIEEITPVICDRSERKVVKEDRLNKVITAAVKQSLQAYHPRLNPQISLSAFLKQKNDSLKMIAHCVDAAARQYISDVVKPAGSYTILIGPEGDFTGQEIEMALQSGYKPLTLGNTRLRTETAALAACFEVNYLNR, from the coding sequence ATGCATGTTTTTTATACGCCTGACATCGGTTCGGATGTGTATGTATTAAATGAGGAAGAGAGCAGGCATTGCACCAGGGTATTGCGTCTGGGTACTGGTGCCGTTGTTTATCTGATTGATGGCATTGGCGGCCTGTATAAGGCCGAAATTACCGGTGAAACTAAAAGACAGGTAAATCTAAGGATCATTGAGGTCCAAAAAGAATATCACAAACGCCGGCATTACCTTCACATTGCTGTCGCACCTACAAAAAATATAGACCGGCTGGAGTGGTTCCTGGAAAAGGCTACTGAAATCGGCATTGAAGAAATCACCCCGGTGATCTGCGACAGGTCGGAACGTAAGGTGGTTAAAGAAGACCGTTTAAATAAAGTGATCACTGCCGCAGTAAAGCAGTCGTTACAAGCCTATCACCCCCGCTTAAACCCTCAAATTAGCCTATCAGCTTTTCTGAAGCAAAAGAATGACAGCCTTAAAATGATAGCCCATTGTGTAGATGCGGCAGCCAGACAGTACATTAGTGATGTGGTAAAGCCTGCGGGCAGCTATACGATACTGATCGGACCGGAAGGTGATTTTACAGGCCAGGAAATTGAAATGGCTTTGCAAAGCGGTTATAAACCCTTAACTTTAGGTAATACCCGGTTGCGGACAGAGACAGCTGCCTTAGCGGCATGTTTTGAAGTGAATTATTTGAACAGATGA